A single region of the Streptomyces vilmorinianum genome encodes:
- a CDS encoding 3-hydroxyacyl-CoA dehydrogenase — MTANVTTDDIVDDVHAIDPSRTVAVVGTGTMGQGIAQVALVAGHPVRLYDSAPGRAEEAVAALAARLDRLVEKGRMDRTERDAAAARLHAAADLTELADAALVVEAIVEHLPVKQQLFAELEKIVSDDTLLATNTSSLSVTAIAGGLRLPGRFVGLHFFNPAPLLPLVEVVSGFATDAPAATRAYETAKRWGKTPVRCADTPGFIVNRIARPFYAEALRVYEEGAADPATIDAALRECGGFRMGPFELTDLIGQDVNEAVTRSVWDSFHQDPKFTPSLAQRRLVESARLGRKSGHGWFPYGEGAAAPAPHTAPHTAPHTAPPASVVVQGELYQAAPLARLFEESGVPVTYEEDAVPGYPGWIELPSGTRLFLADGTAADDAEMPVIHFDLALDFATCERIVLAPAATVDERSLREAIGLFQAAGKKVSVIRDIPGMIVARTVAMLADFAFDAASRAVADADDIDTAMRLGVNYPRGPLAWGEELGAGWVLETLSNLHEEYPTGRYAPSQALRRRVAAEQAAAGEEASA; from the coding sequence ATGACCGCCAACGTGACCACGGACGACATCGTGGACGACGTGCACGCCATCGATCCGAGCCGCACCGTCGCCGTCGTCGGCACGGGGACCATGGGCCAGGGAATCGCGCAGGTGGCCCTGGTCGCGGGCCATCCCGTACGGCTCTACGACAGCGCCCCCGGCCGGGCCGAGGAGGCCGTGGCCGCCCTCGCCGCCCGCCTGGACCGCCTGGTGGAGAAGGGGCGGATGGACCGGACGGAACGCGACGCGGCAGCGGCCCGGCTGCACGCCGCGGCCGATCTGACCGAGCTCGCCGACGCGGCCCTCGTCGTCGAGGCGATCGTCGAACATCTCCCGGTCAAGCAGCAGCTGTTCGCCGAGCTGGAGAAGATCGTCAGCGACGACACCCTCCTCGCCACCAACACCTCCTCCCTCTCCGTCACCGCGATAGCCGGCGGTCTGCGGCTGCCCGGCCGCTTCGTCGGCCTGCACTTCTTCAACCCGGCCCCGCTGCTGCCGCTCGTCGAGGTCGTCAGCGGCTTCGCCACCGACGCCCCGGCCGCCACGCGCGCGTACGAGACCGCGAAGCGCTGGGGCAAGACGCCGGTGCGCTGCGCCGACACCCCCGGCTTCATCGTCAACCGCATCGCGCGGCCCTTCTACGCGGAGGCGCTGCGGGTGTACGAGGAGGGCGCGGCCGACCCCGCCACCATCGACGCCGCCCTGCGCGAGTGCGGCGGCTTCCGCATGGGCCCCTTCGAGCTGACCGACCTCATCGGCCAGGACGTGAACGAGGCCGTCACCCGGTCCGTCTGGGACTCCTTCCACCAGGACCCCAAGTTCACCCCGTCCCTCGCCCAGCGGCGCCTGGTGGAGTCGGCGCGCCTGGGCCGCAAGTCGGGACACGGCTGGTTCCCGTACGGGGAGGGCGCGGCGGCCCCCGCGCCGCACACCGCGCCGCACACCGCGCCGCACACCGCGCCGCCGGCGTCGGTGGTGGTGCAGGGCGAGCTGTACCAGGCCGCGCCCCTGGCCCGGCTCTTCGAGGAGTCCGGCGTCCCGGTCACGTACGAGGAGGACGCGGTCCCCGGCTACCCGGGCTGGATCGAGCTGCCGAGCGGGACCCGGCTCTTCCTCGCGGACGGGACGGCCGCGGACGACGCCGAGATGCCCGTGATCCACTTCGATCTCGCGCTGGACTTCGCCACCTGCGAGCGGATCGTGCTGGCCCCGGCCGCGACAGTGGACGAGCGCTCCCTGCGGGAGGCGATCGGGCTCTTCCAGGCGGCCGGCAAGAAGGTCAGCGTCATCCGCGACATCCCCGGCATGATCGTCGCCCGTACGGTCGCGATGCTCGCCGACTTCGCGTTCGACGCCGCCTCGCGCGCGGTGGCGGACGCCGATGACATCGACACCGCGATGCGGCTCGGCGTGAACTACCCGCGCGGGCCGCTGGCCTGGGGCGAGGAGCTGGGCGCCGGCTGGGTGCTGGAGACGCTCTCCAACCTCCACGAGGAGTACCCGACGGGCCGCTACGCCCCCTCACAGGCGCTGCGTCGCCGCGTCGCCGCCGAGCAGGCCGCCGCCGGTGAGGAGGCCTCTGCATGA